GACTTCGGGCCGGCCCCCGACGAGGTGCTGGACGGGCTGCCCCAGCTGGACCGGCTGCGGGAGATGTCCGCGACGGTCGCGTCGGCACCCCGTACGGCCCCCGAAGTCACCGCGTCCGCGCGGGACACCGAAGCCGACGCCGACGCCGCGACCCTCCTCGCCCGCGGCCTCGCGGAGTTCGACGTGACCGAGTTCTTCGGCCGGATCGAGGCCGCCGGCGCCGCCTACGGGCCCGCCATGCGGTGCCTGGAGAACGTCTGGGTCGGCGAGCGCGAGGTGCTCGGCCGCCTCACGGTGCCCGAGGGCCCCGCGGAGGAGGCCTACCAGTTCCACCCCGCGCTGCTCGACAACGCGTTCCTGCTGCTCGGCGCGCTGGCCCCCGGCGCGCTCAGCGGCTCGGAGGCGCTCGCCCTGCCCAGCGGTGTGGGCTCCTTCGAGATCCTGCGCTCCCCCCGCGGCACGATCCACTCGCACGTGGTGCGCACGCCCGTGGCCGAGGGCGCCGACGAACTGGTCGCCGACGTACGCCTCTTCGACGACACGGGCACGGTCGCCCGCGCCGAGGGCCTGCGCATGCGCCTGGTGGAGGCGGACGGCGAGCACGCGGACGCGGGCGCCGAGCTCTGCTACCGCACCGAGTGGGCCGAGACGGCCGAGCCCGCGTCCAGCGAGCTGAGCCCGGGTCGCTGGCTCGTCCTCGCCGACGCCCACGGGCACGGCGACGCGCTGGCCGACGGGCTGCGGGCCGCGGGCCACACCGCGGACGTGGTCCACGCCGCCGGGGAACCGGACGTCACGGCGCTGCGGCGCGCGCTCTACGGGGCGGTCGCCGAGGGCCCGCTGCACGGCGTGGCCCTACTGTGGCCGCTGGACGCCGAGGGGGCCGCCGGGTCCGGCACGGGCGACGAGCCGGCCACCGAGGCCGTGGAGAACTCCCAGCGCCACGGCAGCGAGGCGGCGCTCGCGCTGGTCCGGGCCGCCCTGGAGCTGGACGACCCCACGCGCTGCGGCCGGCTGTGGCTGGTGACCCGCGGCGCGCAGCCCGCCCTCGACGACGTCACCCTGCCGGGCGTGCTGCAGGCCCCCGTCTGGGGGCTCGGCAGGGTGCTCGCCGCCGAGCAGCCCGACATCTGGGGCGGCCTCGTCGACCTGGACCCCGCCGGGGACGCGGACCGGGCGGCCGCCGGGCGTCTGACGGCCGTGCTGCTCGCGCCGCGCGACGGCACGGCCGACCAACTGGCGCTGCGCGGCGAGCGGTTGCTCGCGCCGCGGCTGGTGCGGGACACCGTGCTGGCCCGCCCGGCCGACGTGCTGCCGCGGCTCGACCCGGCCGGCACCTATCTGCTCACCGGCGGCCTCGGCGACCTCGGGCTCGCCGTCGCCGGACGCATGGTGCGGCGCGGCGCCCGCCACCTGGTCCTGACCAGCAGGCGCGGCCTGAGCACCGACGCGCAGCGTGCCGCGGTGGACGAGCTGACGGCGCTGGGCGCGCGGGTCACCACCCTGGCGGTGGACGTGGCGTCCGCCCCGGAGGTCCGGGCGCTGCCGGAGCAGCTCGCACTCCTCGGGCTGCCCGAGGTGGTCGGCGTGGTCCATCTGGCGGGGGTCGTCAACGGCGCGCTCCTCGCCGACCTGGGCGTGGAGCGGCTGCGGGAGGTCGCGGCGCCCAAGGTCGCGGGCTCCTGGAACCTGCACCGCGTCTTCGCCGACGCGCAGCTGTTCCTGCTGGTCTCGGCGCTGCCCGCCGTCTTCGGGCCGATCGGTGTCGGCGCGGCCAACTACGCGGCCGCCAACGCCTTCCTCGACGCGCTGGCCCACCACCGGCGCACCCGAGGGGCGGCCGGTACGGCGCTCGGTTACGGCCCGTGGAACGACGTGGGTCTCGCCGTCCGCGAGAACGGCCTCGACCAGCTCGCGCGGGTGGGCGTGGGCAGCATGCGCCCGGCCGAGGCGCTGGAGGTCTTCGACCGGGTCCTCGACAAGGACCCCCGGCAGACCACGGTCGCGCGGATCGACTGGTCCGGTGTGTTCGAGGCCTTTCCCACGGCCCGGCGCACCCAGCAGTTCGCCGGGTTCCTCGACGAGGCGGGCGACAGCGGCGCGACCGCGCTGCTGCACAAGTGCGCGGGCGCCGATCCCGCCGAACGGGCCGCGATCGTCGGCGGATACCTGACGGAACGCCTCACCGGCGTGCTCGGCCTCGGCCCGGACCTCGACCCCCAGCAGCCGGTGACCGAGCTGGGGCTGGACTCCCTGATGTCCCTGGACATCCGCAACCGCATCAAGAACGACCTCGGGGTCGTCGTCCCCATCGTGCGCTTCCTGGAGGGCGCCTCCGTCGAGGAGCTCACCGCGTACGTGCTGGAACAGCTGGCCGACGAGCTCGACGCATGGGACGACCCCACGGAACGAGAGGAGATCACCCTGTGAGCGGGGAACAGGAGGCCACGGGAGCGTTCCGGGAACTCACCGATCTGCTCCGGGCCGTGGAGGACGCCCGGATCCGGCTGACGGCGGAGGACGGCGAGCTGCGCGTGTCGGCGGCGAAGGGCGCGCTGACCGCACAGCTCCGCGACCGTCTCGTCGACCACAAGCCCGGTCTGCTCGCCCACCTCGGCGCACAGGCACGGGCCGCCGCGCCGGTGCCCGCGCTGCCGCGCGACGGCCGCACCTTCCCGCTCTCGCCGGGCCAGGAGGCGCTCTGGGTGCTCGACCAGCTGGAAGGGCACCGTCCTACGTACGTGATCAGCGGCGTCATCCGGCTCGAAGGACCGTTGCGCCCCGAGGTCCTCGTCTCCTGCCTCTCCCAGGTGGCCAACCGGCACGAGGCCCTGCGCACCGCCTTCCGCACCGGGGACGACGGCACCCCGCGGCAGGTCGTCCTCGACCCCGCCCCGCTCGACGTGGCGCGCGTCGATCTGACGGAACTGCCGCCCGAGGAGCGGGAGAAGGAGCTCGCCGCTGTCGCGCGCGCGGCCGGCCGGGAGCGGTTCGACCTGGCGGCAGGACGGCTGCTGCGCGCGGTCCTGGTGACCGCGGCGCCCGAGGAGGCGTACCTCGTCCTCGCGCTGCACCACATCGCCGCCGACGCCGCTTCGCTCGCCGTGCTCTTCCGCGAGTTGTTCGTCCTGTACGACGCCGACGCCGAGCCGTCCGCGCTGGCGCCGCTCTCCCTGCACTACGCGGACGTCTCCGCGTGGCAGCGGGACGTCCTGTCACCGCTGGACGAGCACCGGCAACTCGCGTACTGGAAGGCCCAGTTGGCGGATGCGCCGCCGCTGCTCGAACTGCCCGCGGACCGGCCGCGGCCCCTGCACCCCTCCTTCGAGGGCGACACCGTCGACTTCGTCCTCGACGCGCCGACGACCGCCCGTCTGGCCGAGGTGGCCGCACGGGCCCGCGTCACCCCGTACACCGTGCTCCTCACCTGCTGGGCCGCCGTTCTGGCCCGCTGCGGGCGCAGCGACGAGGTGGTCGTCGGGACGCCCGTGGGCAACCGGGACCAGCCGCAGGCGGCGTCCCTGGTGGGCTTCTTCGTCAAGACCCTGCCGCTGCGCGTCGACCTGACCGCCGCCGCATCCTTCGAGGAGCTCCTCGGCCACGTCCAGCGCACCTTCCTCGAAGGCGTCGACCACCTGGACGTGCCGTTCCAGCGCATCGTCGCCGAGACCGCCCCGCAGCGGTCCCTCAGCCACACCCCGGTCTTCCAGGCGATGCTGACGTACTTCGAGTCGCCGCTGGCCGACACCGAGACGGGCGGCGTCACGGTCTCCCGCGCGGACGTGCACAACGGCACCGCCAAGTTCGACCTGACGCTCTTCGCGGAGCACCGGGGCGACAGCGTCGCCTGCTCCCTGGAGTACGCGCGGGACCTCTTCGACCCCGCGACGGCCCGCGGCCTGGCCGACGCCTTCCGGCACCTCCTCGGCTCGGCGCTCGACTCCCCCGGGTCCGACGTCGCCCGGCTGCCGCTGCTCACTCCGGCGGGCCGGCAGCGCGCCGTCGAGGCGGGCCTCGGCGCGGACCGGCCCCTCGACCTGGACCGGCCCGTGCACCGGTACGTCACCGAGCAGGCCGCGCTGCGCCCCGACGCCGTCGCCGTGAGCCGGGCGGACCAGTCGCTGACCTACGCCCGGCTCGACGAGGACAGCAGCAGGCTCGCCGCCCTGCTGAGGGACCGCGGTGTGGACCGGGGCACCCTCGTCGGCCTCCACGCACAGCGGACGCCGCGCCAGCTGGTCGCGGTGCTCGCCGTCATGAAGGCCGGTGCCGCCTTCCTGCCGCTCGACCCCGACCACCCCGCCGAGCGCACCCGCCAGATGCTCGACGAGGCGCGTCCCGACATCGTCCTCAGCGACGCGCCCCTGGACGTCGGCGCGGACCGGGAGGCGACGCTGCTGCGCCTCGACGAGCTGGACCTGTCCGCCGTACCGGCCGACGCGCCCCTGCCCACGACGGACCGGGACGACCTGATCTACGTGATCTACACGTCCGGGTCGACGGGGAAGCCCAAGGGCATCGCCATGCGGCACGGCGCGATCACCAACCTTCTCGCCTGGCAGACAAAGGCCTTCCCCTTCGCCCCCGACGACCGGGTGCTGCAGTTCAGTCCGCTGCACTTCGACATCTGCATGATGGAGATGTTCGGCACCTGGGCGGCGGGCGGCACCGTCGTGCTGGTCGACGCCGAGACGCGCAGGGACGCGATGCGCCTCCTGCCGTACGTGCGGGAGACGGGCATCACCCGCCTCTTCCTGCCCTACGTCGCCCTCCAGCAGCTCGCCGAGGTGGCACGGGCCCGCGACGGCCGGTGGCCCACGGAGCTGCGCGAGGTGTTCAGCGCCGGGGAACAGCTCCAGGTCACCGAGGAACTGCGGGACTTCTTCCGGCACACGGGGGCGGTGCTGCACAACCAGTACGGGCCCTCGGAGGCCCACGTGATCACGTCGTACACGCTGTCGGGCACACCGGACACCTGGGAGCACCTGCCCCCGGTGGGCACCGCCGTCGACAACGTGCGGATCCGGGTGCTCGACCCGCACGGCGCCCCCGTACCGCAGGGCGTGCCCGGCGAGGTGCACGTGGCCGGGCCCTGTCTGGCCCGGGGCTATCTGCACCGTCCCGACCTCACGGACCAGGCGTTCGTGCCGGACCCGTGCACCGCGGGCGAGCGCATGTACCGCACGGGGGACCTCGCCCGATGGCGGGCCGACGGGACCCTGGAACACCTCGGGCGGGTCGACCACCAGGTCAAGGTGCGCGGGTTCCGGGTCGAGCCCGGCGAGGTGACCGCGGTGCTCCTCGGCCATCCCGCGCTCAGGGAGGCCGTGGTGGAGGCGCGCGGGAGCGGCGCGGACCGGGCGCTCATGGCCTGGGTGGTGGCGGACGGCGCGGCACCGTCCGCGGCCGAGCTCAGACGGCACTGCCTGGACCGGCTGCCCGAGTACATGGTGCCCACGGTCTTCGTGCCGCTGGACGCCCTGCCGCTGACCGTCGCGGGCAAGGTGGCCCGCTCGCTGCTGCCGGAGCCGGAGCGAGCGCCGGTCACGGGGCGCGAACCCGGCACGGCGCTGGAGAAGTCCGTGGCCGCTGTCTTCGCGGACGTCCTGGGCGTCGAACGGGTGGGGTGCGACGACGACTTCTTCCAGTCAGGCGGCCATTCGCTGGCCGCCACCCGTGCCGCCCTGCGACTGAGCGAGGAGCACGGCGTCGACGTCACCGCGCGCACCGTCTTCGCCCGGCCCACCGTGGCCGCGCTCGCCGAGAACCTGGAGGTCCTGCTCTGGGCGTCCGCACCGCCCGTGCCCGCCGGCGCGGATGAGGAATGGGAAGAGGGAGAGCTGTGACCGCCCCCGCCGAACTGCTCAGCGAGCTGCGTGCCCGCGACATCCGTCTGTGGGAGGAGGAGGGACGGCTGCGCTTCAGCGCGCCTCCCGGCGCGCTCGACGACGAGCTGCGCGCCCGGCTGAAGGGCCACCGCGACGCGCTGATCGCGCTCTTGCGGGAGGCGCGGGGCGAACGCCGCGGCGAACGCCCGGCGATCGGCCCGGTGGACGCCGCCGACGACGAGCTGCCGTTGTCCTTCGGTCAGCAGCGGATGTGGGTCATGTCCGAGATGCTGCCGGAGAGCGGCGGCGCCGCCTACGTGCTGTCCGGCCGGATCACGCTGGAGGGCGAGGCGCCCCCGGGCGCGTGGGAAGCACTGCGTCAGGCCTTCGCCGACCTCGTGGAGCGCCACGAGGCCCTGCGCACGATCGTGCGCGCCGGGGAGGACGGGCCGGTCGCCGAGGTCGTCGACGCCTACGAACTGCCCTTTTCAGAAACCTATCTGACGTCTCGGCAGACGATCGACGAGGTGGCCGCGGCGGAGGCCCGGCGCCCCTTCGACCTCGGCCGGGCGCCCCTGGTGCGCGCCACCCTCGTGCACGAGGCGCCGGGGCTGACGCACCTGCTCCTCTCGGTGCACCACATCGCTGCCGACGCCTGGTCGCTCGGCATCCTCTACCGCGATCTGGCCGCGCTTTACGCCGCGCGCACCGGCGCCGCCGACGCCGCCCCGCTGCCCGAACTGCCCGTCCGCTACGCCGACTACGCCGCCTGGCAGCGCGAGCACCTCACCTCCGAGGCGCTGGCCCCGGAGCTCGAGTACTGGCGGACGTCGCTCGCCGACATCACCGGCCTGCTCGAACTGCCCGCCGACCGGCCCCGCCCCGCGGTCCAGTCCTACCGCGGCGGCTCCCTGCCCTTCCACCTGCCGGCCCCGCTCATGGAGCGGGTGCGGGAGCTCGCGCACCGGAACAGCTGCACGCCGTACATGGTGCTGCTCGCGTCCTGGTCCGCGCTCCTCGCGCGGCTGGGCGGAGCCGTCGACGTGCCGGTGGGGACGCCGGTGGCCGGGCGCGTGCGGCCCGAGGTGGAGCCGCTCATCGGCTTCTTCGTGAACACCCTCGTCCTGCGGGTCGACGCGAGCGGCGAGCCGACCTTCGACGAACTGCTGCGGCGGGTCCGCGCGACGGCCCTCGGCGCCTTCGAGCACCAGGACCTCCCCTTCGAGAAGCTCGTCGAGGAGCTGCAGCCCGAGCGCACGCTGAGCTACAGCCCGCTCTTCCAGCACATGTTCATCCTGCAGAACGCGACGACGGAGCGCTTCCGGCTCCCCGGCTTCGACGCGCGCCTCGACGAGGTGCACACGGGCACCGCCAAGTTCGACACGACGCTGATCGCGGAGGAGCACCCCGACGGCCTGCGCGGAGTCCTGGAGTTCGCGACGGACCTGTACGACTCGACGACCGCCGAGCGCTGGCTCGACCACTGGAGCACGCTGCTGACCGCGGCGGTCGCGGCGCCCGGCACCCCGCTCTCCGAGCTGCCCCTGCTCGGCGCGGACGAACGGCACCTCCTCGTCGAGCGGTGGAACGACACCGCGCTCGACGTCCCGGACGCGACGGTGCACTCGCTGGTCGAGCGGCAGGTCGAGCGGACCCCGCGGCAGGCCGCGATCGTGCAGGGCGACACGGTGGTGACGTACGCGGACCTCGACGTCCGCGCGAACCGCCTCGCCGCGCTGCTGCGCGAGCGGGGCGCGGGCCCCGGCACCCTGGTCGGACTGTGCCTGCCGCGCACCCCCGAGCTGGTCGTCGCACTGCTCGCGGTGCTCAAGTCGGGCGCCGCGTACGTGCCGCTGGACCCGACCGCGCCCGCCGGACGCAACGCGTACATCCTCGGCGACGCCGGGGCCGGGCTGCTGCTGACGGAGGCGGCGCTGCGCGCCACCGTGACCGCTCCCGACACCACCGAAGTCGTCTGCCTCGACGAACTCGGCTACCTCAGCGACCTCGGCGAGCCGTTGGGGTCCGAGGAGCCCGACGCGCCGCGGACGTCCGGCGGCGCCGGGCCCGATGACCTCGCGTACGCCATCTACACCTCCGGCTCGACCGGCCGGCCCAAGGGGGTCATGGTCGAGCACCGCAACGTCGTCAACTTCTGCGCCGCCATGACCCACGAGTTCGGCGTGGACGGCGTGGGGCCCTGGCTGGCCGTCACCACCGTCTCCTTCGACATCTCCGTCCTCGAACTGGTGTGGACGCTGACGCAGGGGTCGACCGTGGTGCTGCAGCCCGATCCCGCACGGTCCGCCACGCGCCGGCCGGGGAAGGTCGCGAACCTCAGCCTGTTCTACTTCTCCAGCGCGACGGAGACCGAGGGCCCGGCCTCCCCCGGCGCCTACCGGCTCCTGCTGGAGGGCGCCCGGTTCGCCGACACCCACGGCTTCGAGGCGGTGTGGACACCCGAGCGGCACTTCCACGCGTTCGGGGGCATCTACCCGAACCCGGCGGTGACCGGAGCCGCCGTCGCCGCGGTCACCGAACGGGTCGCCGTGCGCGCGGGCAGCGTGGTGCTGCCCCTGCACCAGCCACTGCGCGTCGCCGAGGAGTGGGCGGTCGTCGACAACCTCTCCGGCGGCCGGGTGGGCGTGTCCATCGCCTCGGGCTGGCAGGCCGACGACTTCGTGCTCGCCCCCGACCACTACGCCGACCGCAAGAAAATCATGCTGGACGGCATCGGGACCCTGCGGTCCCTGTGGCGGGGCGAAGCGGTGGAGATGCCGGGCGGCACGGGACGGACGACCGCCGTCCGGTCGCTGCCCCGGCCCGTACAGCCGGAGCTGCCCGTCTGGGTCACGGCGGCGGGGAGCGAGGAGACCTTCCGCGCGGCCGGCGAGTCCGGCGCCCACCTCCTGACCCATCTCCTCAACCAGGACCTCGACCAGCTCACGGAGAAGATCGCGCTCTACCGCGGGGCCAGGGCCGAAGCGGGCCACACGGGGCCGGGGCGGGTCACGCTCATGGTCCACACGTTCGTCGGCAAGGACCCCGACCTGGTCAAGGAGACCGTCCGCGGCCCGTTCCGCGACTACCTGTCCTCGTCGCTGGGGCTGATCGGCAACCTCGCCCGCGGCCTGGGACTCGGCGACGACCTGCGGAACCTGCCCGAGGACGATCTGCGGACCCTCCTCGACCACGCCTTCGAGCGGTACTACGACACCGCGGCGGTGTTCGGCACGCCGGAGCGGGCCGCCGAACTCCTCGACGGCATCGCCGACACCGGCGTCGACGAGATCGCCTGTCTGATCGACTTCGGCGTCGACGACGACGCCGTGCTCGACTCCCTGCCGTTGCTGGACCGCGCCCGGTTGCTGCACGCCGACCGGAACACGGCACCCGGTCTCTCCGTACCGCAGCTGATCGAGCGGCACGGTGTGACCAAGCTGCAGTGCACGCCCTCCCAGGCCGCCATGATCCTCGACGAGCCGGGGGGCCCGTCGGCGCTCGGCGGTCTGGACCTGCTGCTGCTCGGCGGCGAGGAACTGCCCGCCGGGCTCGCCGAGCGCGTCACGGCGGTGACGGGCGCCCGGGTGCAGAACATGTACGGGCCGACCGAGACGACCATCTGGTCCAGCACGCACCGGGTGGACACGACGGGCACGGTGTTCATCGGACGCCCCATCGCCAACACCGCCCTGCGCGTCCTGGACCGGCACGGGGCGCCCACGCCGATCGGCGTCCCGGGTGAACTGCACATCGCGGGCGCCGGTGTGGCCCGCGGCTACCTGGGACGGCCGGACCTCACCGAGGAACGGTTCGTGCCCGACCCGTACGCGACCGCACCGCACGCCCGTCTCTACCGGACGGGCGACCTGGCCAGGTTCCGCCCCGACGGCACCCTGGAGTTCATCGGCCGGACCGACCACCAGGTCAAGGTGCGCGGCTACCGCATCGAACTGGGCGAGATCGAGGCCGCCCTCGGCTCCCACCCGGACGTGGCACAGGCCGCCGCCACGGTCCACGGCACCGGTGTGGAGCGGCAGATCGCCGGATACGTGGTGACCCGCCCGGGGACCGAGATCAGCGACGTGGTGCTGCGCGGCCACATCGGCGCCCGGCTGCCCGGGTACATGGTCCCGTCGACCGTGCGGGTGCTCGCGGAGCTGCCCTACACGCCGAACGGCAAGATCGACCGCAAGGCGCTGCCCGCGCCCGCGCGGGCGGACCGGCGCGAGCAGGACCGGGTGGCGCCGAGCGGTCTCACGCAGATGCGTCTGGCGGTGCTGTGGGGCGAGATCCTCGACGCGTCCGCCGTGGGAGCGCACGACAACTTCTTCCGCCTCGGCGGGAACTCGGTGCTCGCCGTGGCGCTCCTCGCGCGCATCGAGAAGGAGTTCGGCCGCCGCCTGTCCATGGCCACCCTCTTCCAGGGACCGACGGTCGCGGAGCTCGCGGCGAACCTCGTGCGGGACGGCGACACGGCCCGGCGGTCCCTGGTCCGGCTGCGGCCGGGCGGCCACGAGCCGCTGTACCTCTTTCCCGGGGCCGGCGGCAACCTCATGTACTTCCACGAGCTGGTCGACGGGCTGCCCGAACGCTTCGCCGTGCACGGGCTCCAGCCGAACTTCACGGAGGACGTCGACACCGCGTCCCTGGTGCGCGAACTGGCCGACCAGTATTTGCCGTTGGTGCTCGACACCCAGCCGACCGGTCCGTTCCGGTTCGTCGGGCACTCCTTCGGCGGACACGTCGCGATGGAGCTGGCCCGCCGGCTGCGGGCCATGGGCCGCGAGGTCGCGCTGGTGGGCCTGCTCGACACGTCGGCACCGCTGCCCGAGCGCCACGAGCACTTCGCGGCGTGGGACCAGGCGACCTGGCTGGTGGCGCTGGCCGGCGTGTTCGGACGCCTCTTCGGCCGCACCCTGGACCTCACCGAGGAGGAGCTCACCGGCCTCGCGGACGACGAGCAGATCTCCCGGCTGCGCGAGAGGCTGCGTCAGCACGACGTGCTCCCCCCGGAGCTCGACGACGACGTGCAGTTGCGCGGGTTCATCCGCACCTACATCGCCGACCAGCGCAGCCTGCACACCCCCGCCGAGCCGTACGACGGCGAGCTGACCTTCTTCCGGGCGGCCGAGCTGCACCCCGACAACGTGCCGCCGCCGGCCCTGGCCCGGCTGCTCGACGACCCCGCACGCGGATGGGGCGCGTTCACGACGCACCCCGTCGCGGTCCGCGAGGTCCCCGGCGACCACCTGACCATGCTGACCAGACCGCACGCGGACGATCTGGCCAAGTCCATCGGCGACGCCGCCGACCGCTGAAGCCCCTCCTGTAGCCCCCTGAAGTCCCTCACCCTCAAGGAGATACGACTCGTGAGCCCCCAGCTGGCAGACCTCCTCGCCTGCCCCTCCTGCTCCGCCGCGGTCGAGCAGCGGACGCCGACCGCGTTCGCCTGCACCTCGTGCGGCAGGATCTCGCCCCTGGCCGACGGATTCCTCGACATGATCCAGGAGCCGGGCCAGCCCGATCCCGCGGCGCCGACCACGGCCCAGCGCCTCATGGAGAGCAAGGCGTTCGTCCGCCTCTACGAGACCGCCATGCGGCCGTTCTTCGCCCGTCTCTTCGCCGGTTTCGGCAGCCATGTGCCGGGCTACGCCGAGGAGTTCCAGGTCTACCACGACTGGCTGAAGCTCGAGGAGAGCCGGTCCGGCGCCTGGCTCGACCTGTCGTGCGGAGCGGGCTACTTCACCGACCGCCTCGCGGGCGCCATCCCCGACGCCACGGTGGTCGGCCTCGACATCTCCGTCGCGATGCTCAACAAGGCGCTGCAGGAAACCATCGGGCGGCCGAACGTGAGCCTGGTCCGCGGAGACGTGCGCGGACTCCCCTTCAAGGACGGCGTGTTCGACGGCGTCAGCAACCCCGGGTCGCTGCACCTCTACGCGGACCCGCAGTCGGCGTACCGAGAGGTCTTCCGGCTGCTCAAGCCCGGCGGCGTCTACACGGCCAGCACGTTCGCCGAGAACGACTACCCGAGCAGCCGGCTCGGCGTGAAGCTGACCGGTATCCGCCGGACCGACCTCGGGACGCTCCCCGAGGAGCTGGAGAAGGCCGGCTTCACCAACTACCGCCTGACCAAGTTCGGATCCGCGTTCATATTCGCCGTGACCAAGCCCTGATCGACGTGCATCACGTGTCCGAACCTCTGTGAACGGCGGTAGTCAGCAATGTCCCTCCTCCTGCGGATCACGTCCCGGCCGCGGATCCTTCTCGCGCTCACGGCACTCCTCCTCGCCGCCGCGGCCGTCATCGGCGGCGGCCTGACGGACCGGCTCCAACTCGGCGGCACCGAGGACCCGGACGCGGAGTCGTCGCGCGCGCTCACCGTGCTGAACGAGAAGTTCCCGGCGAGCCAGCCCAATCTCGTACTCCTCGTGCGGAGCGGCGACGACGGGCCCGACGGCGCACGGACCGTCCGCCGGGGGAGCGCGCTGACGCAGCGCCTCGCCGAGGAGGAGGGGATCACAGGGGTCCTCGGCTACTGGCAGAGAAAGGACCCGTCCCTGCGATCGAAGGACGGGAAGCACTCGCTGATCGTCGCCCACATCAAGGGCGACGAGACGCAGGCGGGCAAGGTCTACGACCGGATCGTGGACGAGTACCGCGGCCGGCACGCGGGGCTCGACGTCAAGCTGGGCGGCACCGTGGCCGTCCGCAACGAGGCGCAGCGGCAGACCGCCGACGACCTGGTGAAGTCCGAGATGATCGCGATGCCGATCGTCCTGGTCATCCTGCTGATCGCGTTCGGCAGCGTGGTCGCGGCGCTCCTGCCGTTCGCCATCGGCCTGATCGCCATCCTCGGCACCAACGCGCTCCTGTTCGGCATCACGCATCTGACCGACGTGTCGATCTTCGCGCAGAACCTGACGACCGCGCTGGGCTTCGGACTCGCCATCGACTACGCCCTGCTGATCGTCCGCCGCTACCGCGAGGAGCTGGTCAAGCGCCCGGACCCCGGCAGGGCGCTGGCGGCCACGATGCACAGCGCGGGCCGCACCGTCCTCTTCTCGGCGTCCGTCGTCGCGGTGTCGCTCGCGGCCATGCTGATCTTCCCCATGTACTTCCTGCGCTCGTTCGCGTACGCGGGCATCTCCGTGGTCGTCCTCGCCGCGCTGGCCGCGCTCACCGTGCTGCCCGCCCTGCTCCTGCTCCTCGGGCACCGGGTCAACTCCCTGAAGGTGTTCGGCCGTCGCGGCCGCGGGGACGGGGACGCGGCCGAACGGCGCTGGCGGGGCGTGACCGCGGGCGTCATGAAGCGCGGCCCCGTGGTCACCGTGGTGGTGACGGCGTTCCTCGTCCTGCTCGGCCTGCCGTTCCTGCGCGTCGACTTCGGCACGGTCGACGACCGGCAGCTGGGCAAGCACGCAGAAGCCCGCTTCGTGCACGACGAGATCCGGGCGTCCTTCACGAACAGCCCGACCGGCGGCATCAGCGTCCTGGCGGACGGGGCCGGGCGGGCCGAGGTCGAGAAGTACGCGCGCGGCCTGTCCC
The window above is part of the Streptomyces venezuelae genome. Proteins encoded here:
- a CDS encoding MMPL family transporter gives rise to the protein MSLLLRITSRPRILLALTALLLAAAAVIGGGLTDRLQLGGTEDPDAESSRALTVLNEKFPASQPNLVLLVRSGDDGPDGARTVRRGSALTQRLAEEEGITGVLGYWQRKDPSLRSKDGKHSLIVAHIKGDETQAGKVYDRIVDEYRGRHAGLDVKLGGTVAVRNEAQRQTADDLVKSEMIAMPIVLVILLIAFGSVVAALLPFAIGLIAILGTNALLFGITHLTDVSIFAQNLTTALGFGLAIDYALLIVRRYREELVKRPDPGRALAATMHSAGRTVLFSASVVAVSLAAMLIFPMYFLRSFAYAGISVVVLAALAALTVLPALLLLLGHRVNSLKVFGRRGRGDGDAAERRWRGVTAGVMKRGPVVTVVVTAFLVLLGLPFLRVDFGTVDDRQLGKHAEARFVHDEIRASFTNSPTGGISVLADGAGRAEVEKYARGLSRVAKVDRVDTPVGTFHGGSLAEPAKGTGGRVVSGTNYLTVWPDHTVEDISADSQRMVRDIRALDPPFRVRVGGQAAMLVDSRHVIGELLPYALLFIVVVTMIMVFLMTGSLLLPLQAVILNALSLTAMFGAAVWVFQEGHLSGLLGFTPTGFIETSLPVLMFCLTFGLSMDYSLFLLSRIKEHYDRTGDHRDAVLTGVARTGGIITAAAVILAVVMAGIGTSQIALTKMLGLGTALAVLVDATLVRCLLVPALMGVFGRSTWWAPRSLSRFRIREEAPRDDAEHDEREAGRHASVT